Proteins encoded together in one Macadamia integrifolia cultivar HAES 741 chromosome 8, SCU_Mint_v3, whole genome shotgun sequence window:
- the LOC122086645 gene encoding 10 kDa chaperonin, mitochondrial-like: MAKRLIPSLNRVLVEKIVPPSKTNAGILLPEKTTKLNSGKVVAVGPGSRDSDGKLIPVSVKEGDSVLLPEYGGTTVKLADKEYHLYRDEDILGTLHD, from the exons ATGGCAAAGCGCTTGATCCCATCTTTGAATCGTGTCTTGGTGGAGAAAATCGTTCCTCCATCGAAAACAAATGCCGGAATTTTACTCCCTGAGAAGACCACCAAG CTGAACTCTGGTAAAGTTGTTGCGGTGGGTCCTGGATCTCGGGACAGTGATGGGAAACTTATTCCTGTTAGTGTGAAAGAGGGAGACTCTGTACTTTTACCTGAATACGGAGGAACAACAGTAAAACTCGCTGATAAAGA GTATCATCTGTATAGAGATGAAGATATACTGGGGACACTTCATGACTGA
- the LOC122087643 gene encoding sugar transport protein 8-like, with protein sequence MENVNLPPAFKSKFTFYMAVCWIIAAFGGLMFGYDIGISGGVTAMDDFLLKFFPEVYERKRHAKENNYCKYDDQLLQLFTSSLYLAALLASFIASKVCTVAGRKQTIRWASLLFIAGAALTAGGVNLIMLIFGRILFGIGVGFGNEAVPLFLSEVAPPQHRGAVNILFQLFVTIGILIANIVNYFASKKHPWGWRLSLGIAAAPAFVLLLGSFYITETPTSLIERRKYEKGKAILKKIRGVEDVDAEFDQIVTASEIAHLVKHPFKKLMKLSSMPPLIIAILLQVFQQFTGINAIMFYAPVLFQTVGFGNDAALLSSVITGLVNVISTLVSVLLVDKVGRRVLLIEACFQMFITQSIIGGILQAHLKSYSDTLGHGQAILVVLLVCVYVMGFAWSWGPLGWLIPSETFPMETRTAGFAFAVSSNMLFTFLIAQAFLSMLCHMRAMIFFFFAGWIVVMGLFAFFLLPETKNVPIDLMVERVWKQHRVWKKFMVDDNENGIETGR encoded by the exons ATGGAGAATGTGAATTTGCCGCCGGCTTTTAAGTCGAAGTTCACTTTTTATATGGCAGTCTGTTGGATTATTGCAGCTTTTGGAGGGCTCATGTTTGGTTATGATATTGGAATTTCAG GAGGGGTGACAGCAATGGACGACTTCTTGTTGAAGTTCTTCCCAGAAGTCTATGAAAGGAAACGCCATGCAAAAGAGAACAATTACTGCAAATATGATGACCAACTTCTCCAACTGTTTACATCTTCCTTGTATCTTGCTGCTCTCCTTGCTAGCTTCATTGCATCAAAGGTGTGCACTGTTGCCGGCCGGAAGCAGACAATTCGATGGGCGTCTCTGTTGTTCATTGCAGGTGCTGCCTTGACGGCTGGAGGTGTCAACCTTATTATGCTGATCTTTGGAAGAATCCTTTTCGGCATTGGTGTTGGTTTTGGTAATGAG GCAGTTCCCCTATTCTTGTCGGAAGTTGCCCCACCTCAACATCGAGGGGCGGTGAACATTCTGTTCCAGCTCTTTGTAACAATTGGGATATTGATAGCAAACATAGTTAACTACTTCGCATCAAAGAAGCACCCATGGGGTTGGAGGTTATCCTTGGGTATTGCAGCTGCACCGGCTTTTGTTCTACTCTTGGGTTCCTTCTATATTACAGAAACTCCCACAAGCCTTATCGAGAGGAGGAAGTATGAGAAGGGGAAAGCAATACTTAAGAAGATCAGGGGTGTCGAAGATGTTGATGCTGAGTTTGATCAAATTGTGACTGCAAGTGAGATAGCCCATCTAGTGAAGCACCCCTTCAAGAAGCTCATGAAGTTGTCAAGCATGCCACCACTTATCATTGCCATCTTACTGCAAGTCTTTCAACAATTCACAGGGATTAATGCTATAATGTTCTATGCCCCAGTCCTGTTTCAGACAGTTGGGTTCGGGAACGATGCGGCATTATTATCATCAGTCATTACTGGGCTTGTGAATGTGATTAGCACATTGGTCTCAGTTTTGCTTGTCGATAAAGTTGGGAGGAGGGTTTTGCTTATTGAAGCTTGTTTTCAGATGTTCATCACACAG AGTATAATTGGGGGAATTCTACAAGCACATTTGAAGAGTTATAGCGATACACTTGGGCATGGACAAGCAATTCTAGTGGTATTGCTAGTGTGTGTTTATGTGATGGGTTTTGCTTGGTCATGGGGTCCTCTTGGTTGGTTGATCCCTAGTGAAACCTTTCCAATGGAGACAAGGACTGCAGGTTTTGCATTTGCAGTGAGCTCAAACATGCTTTTCACTTTTCTAATTGCTCAAGCATTCTTGTCAATGCTGTGTCACATGCGAGctatgatcttcttcttctttgctggaTGGATTGTTGTCATGGGGCTATTTGCCTTCTTCCTGTTGCCAGAAACAAAGAATGTGCCAATTGATCTCATGGTGGAGAGGGTCTGGAAGCAACACAGAGTTTGGAAGAAATTCATGGTTGATGACAATGAAAATGGCATTGAAACAGGAAGATGA
- the LOC122087332 gene encoding sugar transport protein 6-like: METGNLPPAFKSKFTFYMAVCWIIAAFGGLMFGYDIGISGGVTAMDDFLIGFFPEVYERKRHAQENNYCKYDNQLLQLFTSSLYLAALLASFIASKVCTVAGRKWTIRWASLLFIAGAVLTAGGVNKIMLIFGRILFGIGVGFGNEAVPLFLSEVAPPKHRGAVNILFQLFVTIGILIANIVNYFASKKHPWGWRLSLAIAAAPAIVLLLGSFYITETPTSLIERGKHEKGKAVLKKIRGVNDVDDEFDQIVRASEIAHQVKHPFKKLMNLSSMPPLIIAILLQVFQQFTGINAIMFYAPVLFQTVGFGNDAALLSSVITGLVNVISTLVSILLVDKVGRRVLLIEACFQMFITQSIIGGILHAHLKSYSDTLGHGQAILVVLLVCVYVMGFAWSWGPLGWLIPSETFPMETRTAGFAFAVSSNMLCTFLIAQAFLSMLCHMRAMIFFFFAGWIVVMGLFAFFLLPETKNVPIDLMVERVWKQHRVWKKFMVDDNQSGIEAGR; the protein is encoded by the exons ATGGAGACTGGGAATTTGCCGCCGGCCTTCAAGTCCAAGTTCACTTTCTATATGGCAGTTTGTTGGATAATTGCAGCCTTTGGAGGGCTCATGTTTGGTTATGATATTGGAATTTCAG GAGGAGTGACAGCAATGGACGACTTCTTGATTGGGTTCTTCCCAGAAGTCTATGAAAGGAAACGCCATGCACAAGAGAACAATTACTGCAAATATGACAACCAACTTCTCCAACTGTTTACTTCTTCCTTGTATCTTGCTGCTCTCCTTGCTAGCTTCATTGCATCAAAGGTGTGCACTGTTGCCGGCCGGAAGTGGACGATTCGATGGGCATCTCTGTTGTTCATTGCAGGAGCTGTCTTAACAGCTGGAGGTGTCAACAAGATTATGTTGATCTTTGGGAGAATCCTTTTCGGCATTGGTGTTGGTTTTGGTAATGAG GCAGTTCCCCTATTCTTGTCCGAAGTTGCCCCACCTAAACATAGAGGTGCGGTGAACATTCTATTCCAGCTCTTTGTGACAATTGGGATATTGATTGCAAACATAGTTAACTACTTCGCATCAAAGAAGCACCCATGGGGTTGGAGGTTATCCTTAGCTATTGCAGCTGCACCTGCTATTGTTCTACTCTTGGGTTCCTTCTATATTACAGAAACTCCCACAAGCCTTATCGAAAGGGGGAAGCATGAGAAAGGGAAAGCAGTACTTAAGAAGATCAGGGGTGTCAACGATGTTGATGATGAGTTTGATCAAATTGTAAGGGCAAGTGAGATAGCCCACCAAGTGAAGCACCCCTTCAAGAAGCTCATGAATTTGTCAAGCATGCCACCACTTATCATTGCCATCTTACTGCAAGTTTTTCAACAATTCACAGGGATTAATGCCATAATGTTCTATGCCCCAGTCCTGTTTCAGACAGTAGGGTTCGGGAACGATGCGGCGTTATTATCATCAGTcatcactgggcttgtgaatgTGATTAGTACATTGGTCTCAATTTTGCTTGTTGATAAAGTTGGGAGGAGGGTATTGCTTATTGAAGCTTGTTTTCAGATGTTCATCACACAG AGTATAATTGGGGGAATTCTACATGCACATTTGAAGAGTTATAGTGATACACTTGGGCATGGACAAGCAATTCTGGTGGTCTTGCTAGTGTGTGTTTATGTGATGGGTTTTGCTTGGTCATGGGGTCCTCTTGGTTGGTTGATCCCTAGTGAAACCTTCCCAATGGAGACAAGGACTGCAGGTTTTGCATTTGCAGTGAGCTCAAACATGCTTTGCACTTTTCTAATTGCTCAAGCATTCTTGTCAATGCTGTGTCACATGCGAGctatgatcttcttcttctttgctggaTGGATTGTTGTCATGGGGCTATTTGCCTTCTTCTTGTTGCCAGAAACAAAGAATGTACCAATTGATCTCATGGTGGAGAGGGTCTGGAAGCAACACAGAGTTTGGAAGAAATTTATGGTTGATGATAACCAAAGTGGCATTGAAGCAGGAAGATGA
- the LOC122086778 gene encoding 50S ribosomal protein L12, chloroplastic-like has protein sequence KGNQLRSPTSTPSSACPSHSSTSFPKQTLDFPIRSPKLSRKANFLPPICAVAVPEKVEKIGNELKNLTLEEARSLVDWLQEELGVSAAAFAPAAVAVAPGAVADAGPAVVEEQTEFDVLIEEVPINARIATIKAVRALTNLVLKEAKELIEGLPKKFKEGTPEEGGCRSSNEHDKFS, from the coding sequence AAAGGAAACCAGCTTCGTTCGCCGACTTCGACTCCATCCTCTGCGTGTCCTTCCCATTCTTCCACCTCTTTCCCGAAGCAAACCCTAGATTTCCCGATTCGAAGCCCCAAATTGTCCCGCAAAGCCAACTTCCTTCCCCCTATTTGCGCCGTTGCCGTACCAGAGAAAGTAGAGAAGATTGGAAACGAGCTCAAAAACCTAACCCTAGAAGAAGCTCGCAGCCTCGTTGACTGGTTACAGGAAGAGCTCGGTGTCTCCGCTGCTGCCTTCGCACCGGCGGCTGTTGCCGTAGCGCCTGGTGCCGTTGCCGATGCGGGACCAGCCGTCGTTGAGGAGCAAACGGAGTTCGATGTTCTTATCGAGGAAGTGCCGATTAACGCGAGGATTGCAACGATTAAGGCCGTGAGAGCACTTACGAATCTGGTGTTGAAGGAAGCGAAGGAGTTGATTGAAGGATTACCGAAGAAATTCAAGGAGGGAACCCCAGAGGAAGGGGGGTGTCGATCTTCGAATGAACATGATaaattttcatag